In Penaeus monodon isolate SGIC_2016 chromosome 7, NSTDA_Pmon_1, whole genome shotgun sequence, the following are encoded in one genomic region:
- the LOC119575458 gene encoding nucleoside diphosphate-linked moiety X motif 13-like — MYKSFNIIMNSLLRRAATTRTPLVNVDRRLSYVDRVRYLQKLKEEDTVCLSQVPRGKFLVYSRSKPLICVDKANTDNALVWLSYGDLIKYHSEVLNSCVLLDVSEDGTPRYSVQVGALATEIQEQMEDSTNASFTDLRAALFMVNWKEAHVLSRANCVLMWNKNQAFCGKCGSPTQRNAAGYSRKCSSCGMTHYPSSSPVGIVLVTDPEEENIILVRQPRHPPGMYSCIAGFSDVGESLEETVRREVAEEVGVEVSSVKYVASQHWPFPGSLMVGCFALAERQELSIDPHELQDAHWFSRDEITAAIERIQTNPLLRLRGNPSGELFIPPPGAIAYHLIAHWLKRTPVHEIYQHIY, encoded by the exons ATGTACAAGTCGTTCAATATAATAATGAACTCGTTATTAAGAAGAGCTGCGACTACACGAACGCCCTTGGTGAATGTAGACAGGAGATTAAGTTACGTCGATAGAGTGAGATATCTGCAG AAACTCAAAGAAGAAGACACAGTTTGCTTATCACAAGTACCCAGAGGAAAGTTTCTAGTCTACAGCCGCAGTAAACCCCTTATATGTGTGGATAAAGCCAACACTGACAATGCTCTTGTGTGGTTATCGTATGGAG ATCTGATTAAGTATCACTCAGAAGTTTTAAACTCCTGTGTCTTGTTAGATGTTTCTGAAGATGGGACACCACGATACAGTGTGCAG GTTGGAGCTCTGGCAACAGAAATACAGGAACAGATGGAAGATTCTACCAATGCTTCCTTTACTGATTTGCGAGCAGCCCTATTCATGGTCAACTGGAAGGAAGCCCATGTCCTATCCAGGGCAAATTGTGTCCTTATGTGGAATAAGAACCAAGCCTTTTGTGGCAAATGTGGCTCACCTACTCAGAGAAATGCTGCAG GCTATTCTCGAAAGTGCAGCAGCTGTGGGATGACACACTACCCGAGCTCAAGTCCAGTGGGCATAGTCTTGGTCACAGACCCTGAGGAGGAGAACATTATCCTTGTGCGACAACCACGGCACCCACCTGGGATGTACTCGTGTATTGCTGGCTTCTCTGACGTGG GGGAAAGCCTAGAGGAGACAGTACGCCGAGAGGTTGCGGAAGAAGTAGGAGTAGAGGTTTCATCTGTGAAGTACGTTGCATCTCAGCATTGGCCGTTCCCAGGGTCACTTATGGTCGGTTGCTTCGCATTGGCAGAAAGGCAGGAG CTTTCCATCGACCCCCATGAGCTGCAAGATGCACACTGGTTCAGCCGTGACGAGATCACAGCTGCCATTGAGAGAATCCAGACAAACCCTCTGCTGAGACTGAGAGGCAACCCCTCTGGCGAACTTTTCATCCCTCCCCCAGGTGCCATAGCCTACCATCTCATAGCACACTGGCTTAAGCGCACACCTGTTCATGAGATATACCAGCATATTTACTGA